One window of the Branchiostoma lanceolatum isolate klBraLanc5 chromosome 3, klBraLanc5.hap2, whole genome shotgun sequence genome contains the following:
- the LOC136431372 gene encoding transmembrane protein 180-like gives MLNLFMLQVFHCHFNSNFFPLFLENLLEGIPPSVCSVLLGISFIFPHINNLYFLTLCRRYGTYAVIRGLFLIKLVLSTAMMMVGPDYTWVLCFFIANNRVFTEGTCRLLTLVVSDLVDEDYVLNNRKQPVSALVFGMAAFLSKPGQTFAPLMGTWILSVQTGHDIFQTGNQFGSIQPDPSQMDTDTFTSHRLGCFHLLVYVPIVCALLQLLAWSQFSLHGSRLRWIKSQREGGSTYKFV, from the exons ATGCTGAACCTCTTTATGTTGCAGGTTTTTCATTGTCACTTCAATAGCAACTTTTTCCCGCTGTTCCTGGAGAATCTGCTAGAGGGCATTCCACCATCAGTGTGCTCAGTGCTGCTTG GTATTTCCTTCATTTTCCCCCACATCAACAACCTGTACTTCCTGACGCTGTGTCGGAGGTACGGCACGTACGCTGTGATCCGCGGCCTGTTCCTGATCAAGTTGGTCCTGAGCACCGCCATGATGATGGTCGGACCAGACTACACCTGGGTATTGTGCTTCTTCATAGCCAA TAACAGGGTGTTTACTGAGGGCACATGTCGCCTGCTGACCCTGGTAGTGAGTGATCTGGTGGATGAAGACTATGTCCTGAACAACAGGAAACAGCCAGTCTCGGCTCTGGTGTTCGGCATGGCGGCCTTCCTGTCCAAACCTGGTCAGACATTCGCACCTCTCATGGGCACCTGGATACTCTCTGTGCAAACAG GTCATGACATTTTCCAGACAGGAAACCAGTTTGGTTCCATCCAGCCTGATCCCAGTCAGATGGACACAGACACCTTCACTTCCCACAGACTGGGCTGCTTCCACCTACTGGTGTATGTTCCTATTG TCTGCGCCCTGCTACAGCTCCTAGCGTGGTCCCAGTTCAGCCTCCATGGCAGCAGGCTGCGATGGATCAAGTCACAGCGAGAGGGGGGCAGCACCTACAAGTTTGtgtag